TTCTTGTCTGCCTTCTTAGCTACCTTTTTGGCTGGTTTCTTTGCGGCTTTCTTTACTGGTTTCTTGGCTGGCTTCTTCTTTGGTGCGGCTTTCTTTGCTGGCTTCTTCTTAGGTTTCTCGGCTTCCTTGCCGACCCGGAGACGACCAGTCACACCCTTGGCAGTGGAGCCTTTAGGGCGGACCAATTTACCAGAGTCGCAACCAGATTTGAGAGCACGGCGAAGACTGGAAGTGAGATGAGATGGACTGACGGTTGGATAGTTAGCCAGGATATAACCTTTGATAGCTTGTACGGAGCTGCCTTTTGAATCTTTCAGTGCCTTGATAGCTTCTACCACCATATCCAAAGTTTTGGGGTGGGTAGGCGCAGCAGCCTTCTTCGTCTTCTTTACCTTTGCGGGAGCTGGAGCAGGAGCGGAATCAGCCATGTTGAAATATTTAGTCACTGTGTGTTTACTATAAGATAGTCACAATGCGAATGTCCACACTTCAAAAAGAGCGCCTTTTTATCTACCCATTGCGAACGTCGGAGGAAACAATGGTATGAAGAGTGCACTTAAACCCCACTTGGCCATTTTACTATGAGTATTTGTGTTTCTTCATGTAACTCTCGCGCGATTTTTGCCACTTTCTGATTTTGAAAATCGTTTTTCGATATGCAGTA
The sequence above is drawn from the Glandiceps talaboti chromosome 21, keGlaTala1.1, whole genome shotgun sequence genome and encodes:
- the LOC144451763 gene encoding sperm-specific protein PHI-2B/PHI-3-like codes for the protein MADSAPAPAPAKVKKTKKAAAPTHPKTLDMVVEAIKALKDSKGSSVQAIKGYILANYPTVSPSHLTSSLRRALKSGCDSGKLVRPKGSTAKGVTGRLRVGKEAEKPKKKPAKKAAPKKKPAKKPVKKAAKKPAKKVAKKADKKKTPKKAVKAKKPKKTPTKKAATKKTPKKAAKPKKPKAKKVAKK